From Apium graveolens cultivar Ventura chromosome 9, ASM990537v1, whole genome shotgun sequence, the proteins below share one genomic window:
- the LOC141685858 gene encoding uncharacterized protein LOC141685858, translated as MKTLFLTQFQAAVKYTPPITTLANVKQKEGESLTSYFKRFNTESTLVRGATDETLKILLIAGLRVGTDLRKHLQGKDPVSLADVLAQAESFKAIEQSLDETKKNDSTHNSKGRAKRRDISVSPDYRRNARSPNRVNTLNTRREWSPPSNYERRISNYTPLAASIDHIFEVNKDRGIFKKPYRLRSWKCRDKKKYCDYHKSTGHDTHECRHLKDEIEELIKVGYPGEWIDKVKRRRGGDDKGKDERQPPRAEDAEKTAEVKF; from the coding sequence atgaaaacctTGTTTCTAACTCAGTTCCAAGCTGCAGTGAAGTATACACCACCGATTACCACACTGGCCAATGTGAAACAAAAGGAAGGGGAAAGCTTGACCTCATACTTTAAAAGGTTCAATACAGAGTCTACCTTGGTGAGAGGTGCGACTGATGAGACACTGAAAATACTCCTTATAGCTGGTCTGCGCGTGGGAACAGATTTACGGAAGCATCTGCAGGGAAAAGACCCTGTATCTTTAGCTGATGTACTTGCGCAAGCAGAATCCTTCAAAGCGATTGAACAATCGCTTGATGAAACAAAGAAGAATGATAGTACTCACAACTCCAAAGGGCGAGCCAAGAGGAGAGATATATCTGTGAGTCCGGATTACCGACGGAATGCCCGAAGCCCCAATAGGGTGAACACCTTGAACACGCGGAGAGAATGGAGTCCACCGTCGAACTATGAAAGGAGGATAAGCAATTACACTCCACTAGCAgcgtccattgatcatatcttcgagGTAAATAAGGATAGAGGAATCTTTAAAAAACCATACCGTTTGCGTTCATGGAAATGTAGAGACAAGAAGAAGTATTGTGATTACCATAAGTCCACCGGTCATGACACCCATGAGTGTCGTCacctgaaagatgaaattgaagagTTGATCAAAGTGGGATACCCGggagaatggattgacaaggtgaaACGACGCAGGGGAGGTGATGACAAGGGGAAAGATGAAAGGCAGCCACCACGGGCGGAAGACGCTGAGAAGACAGCGGAGGTTAAGTTCTAA